In the Candidatus Micrarchaeia archaeon genome, one interval contains:
- a CDS encoding type II secretion system F family protein encodes MAIPFNVLPEKTICSLASKLPSLGYWTIQKLPFIRKDLDSANIENFTAEEYGAIIFIVSFINSLLIGLILTLLNIALKLNIIFLVILISITIFIFSFISLVLYPKINAKKRIRDIDSNLIPALRHLLIEMKSGVTLFQSMRSVSREYGEVSKEFLKIVDSIETGMDESKALKEAGRKVPSQKFRKILWQIGNTLVTGADIVKELDDLVQELRRGHVEDIKKYTQELNPLTMLYMVIGIVLPALGISLINLFLSFLSINIPMIFIWLVPVFLAIFNIFFIYSIRSRIPMIY; translated from the coding sequence TTGGCAATTCCATTTAATGTTTTACCAGAAAAAACAATTTGTTCGTTAGCATCTAAACTGCCCTCCTTGGGATATTGGACTATTCAAAAATTACCATTTATACGAAAAGATTTAGATTCAGCCAATATAGAAAATTTTACTGCAGAAGAATATGGTGCAATAATATTTATTGTATCATTTATTAATAGTTTATTAATAGGATTAATTCTTACTTTATTAAATATAGCACTTAAATTAAATATTATTTTTTTAGTTATACTCATTTCAATAACAATTTTTATTTTCAGTTTCATTTCCTTAGTACTTTATCCAAAAATAAATGCAAAAAAAAGAATTAGAGATATTGATTCAAATTTAATACCTGCATTAAGACATTTATTAATAGAAATGAAATCTGGAGTGACATTATTTCAAAGTATGAGGAGCGTTTCAAGAGAATATGGGGAAGTTTCTAAAGAATTTTTAAAAATAGTAGATTCAATTGAAACTGGTATGGATGAATCAAAAGCACTAAAAGAAGCAGGAAGGAAAGTTCCTTCTCAAAAATTTAGAAAAATATTATGGCAAATAGGTAATACTTTAGTAACTGGTGCAGATATTGTAAAAGAATTAGATGATTTAGTTCAAGAATTACGAAGAGGCCATGTTGAAGACATCAAAAAATATACACAAGAATTAAACCCATTAACTATGTTATATATGGTAATTGGTATTGTTTTACCTGCACTTGGAATTAGTTTAATTAATTTATTTCTTTCATTTTTAAGTATCAATATTCCTATGATATTCATCTGGTTAGTCCCTGTGTTCCTTGCAATATTTAATATATTTTTTATTTATTCAATTAGAAGCAGAATCCCTATGATATATTAA
- a CDS encoding Rpp14/Pop5 family protein yields MGIKPTARMKKRYIAFQVIGKDADKISDIEIKNTFYSILNQLYGEIGFSNLGFNLIEYKEKKGIVRFRRQELEKAISSFAFIKNINNKEARLSPLSTSGSLKKLREKL; encoded by the coding sequence ATGGGAATAAAGCCTACTGCAAGAATGAAAAAGAGATATATTGCATTTCAAGTTATTGGAAAAGATGCAGATAAAATTAGTGATATTGAAATTAAAAATACATTTTATTCTATTCTTAATCAGCTTTATGGAGAAATTGGTTTTTCAAATTTAGGTTTTAATTTAATTGAATATAAAGAAAAAAAAGGAATAGTTCGTTTTAGAAGACAAGAATTAGAAAAAGCAATATCTAGTTTTGCATTTATAAAAAATATAAACAACAAAGAAGCTCGTTTATCTCCTTTAAGTACTAGTGGAAGTTTAAAAAAATTAAGAGAAAAGTTATAA
- a CDS encoding ATPase, T2SS/T4P/T4SS family, translating into MKKKTKTVIKKIKKEEKKISQKEEGEFYSLDYCGINIPIHIKKDKDEKIKIYEIQKKETGKATEAVLEYIKKEMIREVERKIGGKKDISEEEIENEIMDKIKNLLKTKIIGVNEKEVEILSAKIRHDLFGLGEIDLLLADPNLEEIVINSSKESIQVFHKKYGWLKTNLKISNEQQIKNYADIIARKVNRQITTLTPILDANLPSGERANAVLNPVASKGNSITLRKFEKNPWSLPRMITEESKTMSIEVAALLWMCIEYEMNIIVAGGTASGKTSVINALLNFIPPNQRIISIEDTRELYLPDYLHWVPMVTRKPNLEGKGEITMLDLLVNSLRMRPDRIIVGEVRRQREAEVMFEAMHTGHSVYGTIHADNADLTRKRLINPPISLPESTITSIHLILVQYRHRKKGIRRTFEVAEILPIGEGEKSKVNVIYRWNSRTDKLEKIGKSERVIDELMLYSGLDKKGIENELKEKEMILEYMIKNKIFDIDEIEKIVANYYDNQEATVKEIKEKMKR; encoded by the coding sequence ATGAAAAAAAAGACTAAAACTGTTATTAAAAAAATAAAAAAAGAAGAAAAAAAGATATCTCAAAAAGAAGAGGGAGAATTTTATTCATTAGATTACTGCGGTATTAATATACCAATTCATATAAAGAAAGACAAAGATGAAAAAATAAAAATTTATGAAATACAAAAAAAAGAAACTGGAAAAGCAACAGAAGCAGTATTAGAATACATTAAAAAAGAAATGATTAGGGAAGTTGAAAGAAAAATTGGTGGAAAAAAAGATATCAGTGAAGAAGAAATAGAAAACGAAATTATGGATAAAATAAAAAACTTATTAAAAACAAAGATAATTGGAGTAAATGAAAAAGAAGTTGAAATTTTGTCAGCAAAAATAAGACATGATTTATTTGGATTAGGGGAAATAGACTTATTACTAGCAGATCCAAATTTAGAAGAAATCGTAATTAATTCAAGTAAAGAATCAATTCAAGTTTTTCATAAAAAATATGGATGGTTAAAAACTAATTTAAAAATATCAAACGAACAACAAATTAAGAATTACGCAGATATTATTGCAAGGAAAGTTAATAGACAAATAACAACGTTAACTCCGATTTTAGACGCAAATTTACCAAGTGGTGAAAGAGCAAATGCAGTATTAAATCCAGTGGCTTCAAAAGGTAATTCAATAACTTTAAGAAAATTTGAAAAAAATCCTTGGTCCTTACCAAGAATGATCACAGAAGAATCTAAAACTATGAGTATTGAAGTAGCTGCATTATTATGGATGTGCATAGAATATGAAATGAATATTATTGTTGCTGGAGGAACAGCCTCAGGTAAAACTTCAGTAATAAACGCACTTCTTAACTTTATTCCCCCAAATCAAAGAATAATCTCTATTGAAGACACAAGAGAATTATATTTACCTGATTATTTACATTGGGTTCCAATGGTTACAAGAAAACCGAATTTAGAAGGAAAAGGAGAAATCACTATGCTTGATTTGCTGGTCAATTCCCTAAGAATGAGACCAGATAGAATAATTGTTGGAGAAGTAAGAAGACAAAGAGAAGCAGAAGTTATGTTTGAAGCAATGCATACTGGACATTCTGTTTATGGAACAATTCATGCAGATAATGCAGATTTAACAAGAAAAAGATTAATTAACCCTCCAATAAGTCTACCAGAAAGTACAATAACCAGTATCCATTTAATATTAGTTCAATACAGACACAGAAAAAAAGGGATAAGAAGAACATTTGAAGTTGCAGAAATACTTCCAATAGGAGAAGGAGAAAAATCCAAAGTCAATGTAATATATCGCTGGAATTCAAGAACTGATAAATTAGAAAAGATTGGAAAATCAGAAAGAGTAATAGATGAATTAATGCTATATAGTGGATTAGATAAAAAAGGAATTGAAAACGAATTAAAAGAAAAAGAAATGATTTTAGAATACATGATTAAAAACAAAATTTTTGATATTGATGAAATAGAAAAAATAGTCGCAAATTATTATGATAATCAAGAAGCAACTGTTAAAGAAATAAAAGAAAAAATGAAGAGGTAA
- a CDS encoding RtcB family protein, translating into MKKINEAEWEIPKEGNMNVPIKIIGTEKLIEQMKRDRTFNQIKNVSTLPGIIKHALVMPDGHEGYGFPIGGVAAFDLETGVIPPGGVGYDINCLTGDTKIPTPYGWYLKIKDYNFLSDISLVTNGNTYLFNTLQNYFVSSKQGQSKVKNFMYKEYKGEIYKIKTTAGILKCTEEHPIFTINGKKSIDILTIKDMILCNPHLGVEYKKYKGIEEDKKLSIFSKIFGYLLGDGTIYKTKNKFYAVAYGTEEDLKKMSIDLKSIGYSSKTYHRLRDHCIKGKSFKADNWELHIYSKEFIEKLIKLGMPLGNKTKTKFEIPNWIIKGPKWIKKQFLAGYFGAEMSKPKSMSKTCLYLPDVTMTKETKLIDNLRFFMLQISKILEEFDIEVSKISIIENEKDKSRIRLLINGKPKNLIKLYSKIGFEYNNKRDFLAKCAILYLRKKIKNKKERSELAKWIKNKKEQGFKAKEIKKILNEKINDRFIERAFYENCTTRLTLDFPSFKNFVKEQKEYFEVYGTLIAEIISIEKRKFEGRVYDFTIEKDHNFVANGIIVSNCGVRLVTTGLTVDQVKPKIDVLIKKLFDNVPSGVGSKSKLRLDENQLKDALINGVEWAVKNGYGRQEDIENCEEYGKMEGADPSAISQQALKRGKPQFGTLGAGNHFLEVQKVDEILSPEIAEKFGLKKDQVVVMIHCGSRGLGHQICGDYIDIMLRASEKYGIKLADKELCCAPIKSEEAQNYMKAMKCAVNYAFTNRQVIMHWVRETFDEVFGKGTSNDMHLVYDVAHNIAKIEEHEVDGKTMKVCVHRKGATRAFAKGRKELPKKYIDIGQPVLIPGSMGTASYVLVGKQKGMEVSFGSTCHGAGRVMSRSEAIRSFTFNQIKEEMNAKGIKLLAADRQVAQEEASGAYKDVDEVVKSVALADISEIVVKLKPIGVVKG; encoded by the coding sequence ATGAAAAAAATAAATGAAGCAGAATGGGAAATTCCAAAAGAAGGCAATATGAATGTACCAATAAAAATTATTGGAACTGAAAAATTAATTGAACAAATGAAAAGAGACAGAACATTTAATCAAATAAAAAATGTATCAACATTACCAGGGATTATTAAACATGCATTAGTGATGCCTGACGGCCATGAAGGATATGGTTTTCCTATTGGGGGGGTTGCTGCATTTGATTTAGAAACAGGAGTTATACCTCCAGGAGGGGTCGGATATGATATTAATTGTTTAACTGGAGATACAAAAATTCCAACACCATATGGATGGTATCTAAAAATAAAAGATTATAATTTTCTATCTGATATTTCATTAGTAACAAATGGAAATACATATCTATTCAATACTCTTCAAAATTATTTTGTTTCTTCAAAACAAGGCCAATCAAAAGTTAAAAATTTTATGTATAAAGAATATAAAGGTGAAATATATAAAATAAAAACAACTGCTGGAATACTAAAATGTACGGAAGAACACCCTATATTTACTATAAATGGAAAAAAATCAATAGATATTTTAACAATAAAAGATATGATTTTATGCAACCCACATTTAGGGGTAGAATATAAAAAATACAAAGGAATTGAAGAAGATAAAAAATTATCTATATTTAGTAAAATTTTTGGATATCTTCTTGGAGACGGAACAATTTATAAAACTAAAAACAAATTTTATGCAGTAGCTTATGGAACAGAAGAAGACCTTAAAAAAATGTCAATTGATTTAAAATCAATTGGTTATTCTTCAAAAACATATCACAGATTAAGAGACCACTGTATAAAAGGAAAAAGTTTCAAAGCAGATAATTGGGAATTACATATTTATTCAAAGGAATTTATTGAAAAACTAATTAAACTTGGAATGCCTTTAGGAAATAAAACTAAAACAAAATTTGAAATACCTAATTGGATAATAAAAGGACCTAAATGGATAAAAAAACAATTTTTAGCCGGGTATTTTGGAGCAGAAATGTCTAAACCTAAAAGTATGAGTAAAACATGCTTATATTTACCAGATGTAACAATGACAAAAGAAACAAAATTAATAGACAATCTCAGATTTTTTATGCTACAGATAAGCAAAATATTAGAAGAATTTGATATAGAAGTATCAAAAATCTCAATTATTGAAAATGAAAAAGATAAAAGTAGAATACGACTACTTATTAATGGTAAACCTAAAAATTTAATAAAACTTTATTCAAAAATTGGATTTGAATATAATAATAAAAGAGACTTTTTAGCAAAATGTGCAATATTATATTTAAGAAAAAAAATTAAAAATAAAAAAGAGAGGAGTGAATTAGCAAAATGGATTAAAAATAAAAAAGAACAAGGATTTAAAGCTAAAGAAATCAAAAAAATATTAAATGAAAAAATCAACGATAGGTTCATTGAGAGAGCATTTTATGAAAATTGCACTACAAGATTAACTCTTGATTTTCCATCTTTCAAAAACTTTGTCAAAGAACAAAAAGAATATTTTGAAGTTTATGGTACATTAATAGCTGAAATCATATCTATAGAAAAAAGAAAATTTGAAGGAAGAGTTTATGATTTCACTATAGAAAAAGATCACAATTTTGTTGCTAATGGAATTATAGTTTCAAATTGCGGGGTGAGATTAGTAACAACTGGTTTAACTGTGGATCAAGTTAAACCAAAAATTGATGTTTTGATTAAAAAATTATTTGATAATGTCCCATCTGGTGTAGGTTCAAAAAGTAAATTACGTTTAGATGAAAATCAATTAAAAGATGCTTTAATAAACGGAGTAGAATGGGCAGTTAAAAATGGATATGGAAGACAAGAAGATATTGAAAATTGTGAAGAATATGGAAAAATGGAAGGTGCAGATCCATCCGCTATATCACAACAAGCACTAAAAAGAGGAAAACCTCAATTTGGAACATTAGGTGCAGGAAATCATTTCTTAGAAGTTCAGAAAGTAGATGAAATTCTATCTCCAGAAATAGCTGAAAAATTTGGTTTGAAGAAAGACCAAGTTGTTGTAATGATTCATTGCGGTTCAAGAGGATTAGGACATCAAATATGTGGAGATTATATTGATATAATGCTTAGAGCATCTGAAAAATATGGAATAAAATTAGCTGATAAAGAATTATGTTGCGCCCCAATAAAATCTGAAGAAGCACAAAATTATATGAAAGCAATGAAATGTGCTGTTAATTATGCTTTTACAAATAGACAAGTAATAATGCATTGGGTAAGAGAAACTTTTGATGAAGTTTTTGGAAAAGGAACAAGTAATGATATGCATCTAGTATATGATGTTGCACATAATATAGCAAAAATTGAAGAACATGAAGTAGATGGGAAAACAATGAAAGTATGTGTACATAGAAAAGGAGCAACAAGAGCATTTGCAAAAGGAAGGAAAGAATTACCTAAAAAATATATTGATATCGGACAGCCAGTTCTAATACCTGGTAGTATGGGAACTGCATCTTATGTTTTAGTTGGAAAACAAAAAGGAATGGAAGTTTCTTTTGGTTCAACATGTCATGGGGCAGGACGTGTAATGTCAAGATCAGAAGCAATAAGGTCTTTTACTTTTAATCAAATCAAAGAAGAAATGAATGCAAAAGGAATAAAATTATTAGCTGCAGATAGACAAGTAGCACAAGAAGAAGCTTCAGGAGCATATAAAGATGTCGACGAAGTAGTTAAAAGCGTTGCGTTAGCAGATATTAGTGAAATAGTTGTAAAATTAAAACCAATAGGTGTTGTAAAAGGATGA
- a CDS encoding 50S ribosomal protein L15e, whose translation MGLYTWIKKSFQNEYKTGSLEYKQRLQDWRKEGVITYVGKPTNIARARSLGYKAKEGFFVVRVKTKKGRRARSAPVGGRKPSKNFKYISPGKSYQAQAEEKAARKYSTREVLNSYWVGEDGQQKYFEVIMYDSTLNTIPKELRNKKGRAFRGLTSIGKKHRSMRHRGKGMNRPVR comes from the coding sequence ATGGGATTATATACCTGGATAAAGAAAAGTTTTCAAAATGAGTATAAAACAGGAAGTTTAGAATATAAACAAAGACTTCAAGATTGGAGAAAAGAAGGAGTAATTACTTATGTTGGAAAACCAACAAATATTGCAAGAGCAAGATCCTTAGGATATAAAGCAAAAGAAGGTTTTTTTGTAGTTAGAGTAAAAACTAAAAAAGGTAGAAGAGCAAGAAGTGCACCTGTTGGGGGTAGAAAACCAAGTAAAAATTTTAAATACATTTCCCCAGGAAAATCATATCAAGCTCAGGCAGAAGAAAAAGCTGCAAGAAAATATTCAACTAGGGAAGTACTTAATTCCTATTGGGTAGGAGAAGATGGGCAACAAAAATATTTCGAAGTAATAATGTATGATTCTACTTTAAATACAATACCAAAAGAATTAAGAAATAAAAAAGGTAGAGCATTTAGAGGATTAACAAGTATTGGCAAAAAACACAGAAGTATGAGACATAGAGGAAAAGGCATGAATAGGCCAGTAAGATAA
- a CDS encoding type II secretion system F family protein, translated as MKKKKLRNKKQITKVKPKEKNTIIEKKEIKKDTGIHVLQRTISKIFPSSFIKYIDKLIIESDEDTDTREYLGIRILKSLAIGILVFIISQVFTQTLISISFGFIIFILFFIWAIVRLMLKANQRATDIEKDLPEILQMISANMRAGMTVERAVTETVWPEFGILGKEINKIKIRLHTGKSFSEAFDEMSRTIRSENLKRSVKLLIEGNKLGGEMAQLLYDVSKNLKETRELKEQIKSATTAYAIFILLGAVIITPVLFSISAEYSTFTEKISMTEMGSGVQTQNEFNTGGSMGISGLISLMGNKEGDTKSSFNSETIELFSLICIAVISISSSFILATIRAEKTISGIKYIPFALGISYLIYFVSRFALSFVMGSLVTGFF; from the coding sequence ATGAAAAAAAAGAAATTAAGAAACAAAAAACAAATTACAAAAGTAAAACCTAAAGAAAAAAATACAATAATTGAAAAAAAAGAAATTAAAAAAGATACTGGAATACATGTATTACAAAGAACAATATCAAAAATATTTCCATCTAGTTTTATTAAATACATAGATAAATTAATAATAGAAAGTGATGAAGATACGGATACGCGAGAGTACCTTGGAATTCGCATTTTAAAGTCACTTGCAATAGGAATTCTTGTATTTATTATTTCCCAAGTATTTACTCAAACATTAATCTCTATCTCTTTTGGATTTATTATTTTTATATTATTTTTTATTTGGGCAATTGTACGATTAATGTTAAAAGCAAATCAAAGAGCAACAGACATAGAAAAAGATTTACCAGAGATATTGCAAATGATATCTGCTAATATGAGAGCAGGAATGACTGTTGAAAGAGCGGTTACAGAAACAGTTTGGCCTGAATTTGGTATTTTAGGTAAAGAGATAAATAAAATCAAAATTAGATTACATACTGGAAAATCATTTTCAGAAGCTTTTGATGAAATGAGCAGAACTATAAGATCTGAGAATTTAAAAAGATCAGTTAAACTTTTAATTGAAGGTAATAAACTTGGTGGGGAAATGGCCCAACTTCTTTATGATGTTTCCAAGAATCTAAAAGAAACAAGAGAATTAAAAGAGCAAATTAAAAGTGCAACAACAGCATATGCAATCTTTATTTTGCTCGGTGCTGTTATAATTACTCCTGTTTTATTCTCAATAAGTGCAGAATACAGCACATTTACAGAAAAAATATCAATGACTGAAATGGGATCTGGAGTTCAAACACAAAATGAATTTAATACTGGAGGTTCAATGGGTATTTCTGGTTTAATATCTTTAATGGGAAATAAAGAAGGAGATACAAAAAGCTCATTTAATTCAGAAACAATAGAACTTTTCTCTTTAATATGTATAGCTGTAATCTCTATTTCAAGCTCTTTTATATTAGCAACAATAAGAGCAGAAAAAACTATTTCTGGTATTAAATATATTCCTTTTGCTTTAGGAATAAGTTATTTAATTTATTTTGTAAGTAGATTTGCTTTAAGCTTTGTAATGGGATCTTTAGTGACAGGATTTTTTTAA